A DNA window from Ranitomeya imitator isolate aRanImi1 chromosome 2, aRanImi1.pri, whole genome shotgun sequence contains the following coding sequences:
- the LOC138667504 gene encoding somatotropin: protein MASGLCSSLGLLLIMCLQSPPGFSAFPQIPLASLLNNAVIRAQYIHQVVADTYRDYERTFIREDKRYSNKNSYAMFCYSETIPAPTDKDNTHQKSDMDLLRFSLTLIQSWMTPMQSLSKLFTNQMFGNAVYEKLRDLEEGLYALIRELDDGNARNYGLLTFTYDKFDSHSDNNDDARIKNYGLLSCLKKDMHKVETYLKVMKCRRFVESNCMV, encoded by the exons ATGGCTTCAG GACTGTGCTCCTCGCTTGGACTGCTGCTCATCATGTGCCTTCAAAGCCCTCCAGGGTTCAGTGCCTTCCCCCAGATACCTCTTGCCAGTCTCCTCAATAATGCTGTAATCAGGGCACAATACATTCACCAGGTGGTGGCAGACACATACAGAGACTAT GAACGAACATTCATCCGTGAAGATAAGAGATACTCAAATAAAAACTCCTATGCAATGTTCTGCTACTCAGAAACCATCCCAGCCCCAACCGACAAGGACAACACCCACCAGAAATCA GACATGGACCTTCTTCGATTCTCCCTCACCCTCATTCAGTCTTGGATGACACCGATGCAATCGCTGAGTAAACTATTCACTAACCAAATGTTCGGGAATGCAGTCTATGAAAAACTGCGAGATCTTGAAGAAGGATTATATGCTCTCATAAGG GAACTAGATGATGGAAACGCCAGGAATTACGGCCTATTGACCTTCACATATGACAAATTTGATTCCCATTCAGACAACAACGATGATGCACGGATTAAAAACTATGGTCTCCTGTCTTGTTTGAAGAAAGACATGCACAAGGTGGAGACTTACCTAAAAGTGATGAAGTGCCGGAGATTTGTGGAGAGCAACTGCATGGTgtaa